In a single window of the Zonotrichia leucophrys gambelii isolate GWCS_2022_RI chromosome 2, RI_Zleu_2.0, whole genome shotgun sequence genome:
- the PRR15 gene encoding proline-rich protein 15, whose translation MADSAAATAAPRAGVKGSAGPWWKSLTSKKKHKEAAVAPPHPVASETPADTPSPDCREEQSGPFGSGDAAGTAVGNRRSLRVSHSGRFKERRKVRTSLLADSPEVFDGGGAPGHAAQGPE comes from the coding sequence ATGGCGGACAGCGCCGCGGCCACCGCCGCTCCCCGGGCCGGCGTCAAGGGCTCGGCCGGGCCCTGGTGGAAATCGCTGACCAGCAAGAAGAAGCACAAGGAAGCGGCGGTAGCCCCGCCGCACCCCGTCGCCAGCGAGACCCCCGCCGACACCCCCAGCCCCGACTGCCGGGAGGAACAGTCCGGTCCCTTCGGCAGCGGCGACGCCGCGGGAACCGCAGTCGGCAACCGGCGGAGTCTCCGGGTGTCCCATTCGGGCCGCTTCAAGGAGCGGCGGAAGGTGCGCACCTCGCTGCTGGCCGACAGCCCCGAGGTCTTCGACGGCGGCGGCGCCCCAGGCCA